The Vibrio sp. SNU_ST1 genome has a segment encoding these proteins:
- the fabV gene encoding enoyl-ACP reductase FabV, giving the protein MIIKPRIRGFICTTTHPVGCEANVKEQIAYTKAQGPIANAPKRVLVVGSSSGYGLSSRIAAAFGGGASTIGVFFEKAGTEKKPGTAGFYNSAAFDKLAKEEGLYSKSLNGDAFSNEAKQKTIDLIKEDLGQIDMVVYSLASPVRKMPETGEVIRSSLKPIGETYTSTAVDTNKDAIIEASVEPATEEEIKDTVTVMGGEDWELWINALSEAGVLADGCKTVAYSYIGTELTWPIYWDGALGKAKMDLDRAASALNEKLGQTGGTANVAVLKSVVTQASSAIPVMPLYIAMVFKKMREEGIHEGCMEQIFRMFSQRLYKADGSAAEVDEVNRLRLDDLELRDDIQEHCRNLWPQITTENLKELTDYVEYKEEFLKLFGFGVDGVDYEADVETAVEFDVADI; this is encoded by the coding sequence ATGATCATCAAACCTCGAATTCGCGGATTCATCTGTACTACAACACATCCAGTCGGTTGTGAAGCTAATGTAAAAGAACAAATTGCTTACACAAAAGCTCAAGGCCCAATCGCAAATGCACCTAAACGTGTACTCGTTGTTGGCTCTTCAAGTGGCTACGGCTTGTCTTCACGTATTGCGGCTGCATTTGGTGGCGGCGCTTCAACTATCGGTGTTTTCTTCGAGAAAGCCGGTACTGAGAAAAAGCCGGGCACAGCTGGTTTTTACAACTCAGCAGCGTTCGATAAGCTAGCTAAAGAAGAAGGCCTGTATTCAAAAAGCCTTAACGGCGATGCTTTCTCTAACGAAGCGAAACAGAAAACAATTGACCTGATCAAAGAAGATCTAGGTCAAATCGATATGGTTGTGTACTCACTGGCATCTCCAGTGCGTAAAATGCCAGAGACTGGCGAAGTGATTCGTTCATCTCTTAAACCTATCGGTGAGACTTACACATCTACAGCGGTAGATACAAACAAAGATGCGATCATCGAAGCAAGCGTTGAGCCTGCTACTGAAGAAGAGATCAAAGACACTGTTACTGTAATGGGCGGTGAAGATTGGGAACTTTGGATCAACGCACTTTCTGAAGCGGGTGTTCTAGCTGACGGTTGTAAGACTGTTGCTTACAGCTACATCGGTACAGAGCTAACGTGGCCAATCTACTGGGATGGCGCGCTAGGTAAAGCTAAGATGGATCTAGACCGTGCAGCGTCAGCGCTTAACGAGAAATTAGGCCAAACTGGCGGTACTGCAAACGTTGCTGTTCTTAAGTCTGTTGTGACTCAAGCAAGCTCTGCGATTCCTGTTATGCCTCTTTACATCGCGATGGTGTTCAAGAAGATGCGTGAAGAAGGTATTCACGAAGGTTGTATGGAACAGATCTTCCGCATGTTCAGCCAACGTCTATACAAAGCAGACGGCAGCGCAGCAGAAGTTGATGAAGTGAACCGTCTACGTCTAGATGACCTAGAACTGCGTGACGACATTCAAGAGCATTGTCGTAACCTATGGCCTCAAATCACAACTGAAAACTTAAAAGAACTGACTGACTACGTTGAGTACAAAGAAGAGTTCTTGAAGTTGTTTGGTTTCGGTGTTGATGGTGTTGATTACGAAGCTGATGTAGAGACAGCTGTTGAATTTGATGTAGCTGACATCTAA